The Oryzias melastigma strain HK-1 linkage group LG15, ASM292280v2, whole genome shotgun sequence genome includes the window TTGTACACAAAACTATGAGAACTGACAAAAGAAGTATTGCTTTACTTGaaagaaatggaagaaaacAGGGAAGAGATCTTGCATGCATTGtgaaaaatcataatttactTTTACCACAGGAAGTCATAAACAAGCTCTGAGAAAGGCTTTGTTTCTCCCAGCGTGAGAAATGAGACTCTGACGGGGACAGACGACTTTGAATGGGAAGGATTGCCTTTCATTTGTCATGATGGGCTGGAGACCAACATTCAGAGCTGTCTCGCAGAGGGAGAAGGTCCTGACTCATTCAGCAGCTGAGATCTTTCGGGGAAGATTCAAACATGGGAGACAGCTGAAACAAAAGAGTGgcaaaagaagacattttccCAACGTTTTTGAAGTCTGTCTGACAGATTTCAAATCATCCAGATTatttttcctctgctgctttatTGGTGCCCTCCAGATGCAATAGATCCTGGAGATTGGACTGGCGATGATGAAATATTTCCTTATTGTCTGTAATGCAGGACGGCCTACAAGACTAAACACAGGGCGGTCTGTTCCTTATTTGAACAGCAGCTCTATCAGTTCCCAGGCTGCTCTTCAGCTCTGACCTGTGTGTTAACTCTGATTAGGTCATATGATAAACATTAGCGCTGCTGCTTTTCCCACAAACTCGGCACCTAAAAAAGCGTGGCCTCAGGGTGGCAACGTGACACGGGGCACCTTTCAAAGCCGGAGCCTCGCGTATCCTTTCATGGCACCTCGTTAGGACTCCTCCGACCAGATAAAAGAGTGGCATTAAAAAAGAAGTGAGCTCCTCTGGGGATAGACGGAGATAGTTTTACACGTGCTGGCCCAGTTCTCCGCTGTGTTCTCGCTGTAGCTTTTGTCGCACACAAATTCCATTGTTGGTAAGGTCACAGGCTCTCAAATGTCGCACTAAAcgtcattttcaaaaaagaaaaaggacaatGTGATCTAAAGAATTTGGCTGTGCCTTGTTCTCTCATTCCCACAACAAGGGGAACATCTGACTGAATGGAGCTTTGTGTTGCTTTATAATAGTGTCAAGTGATGGTGTACAGTAATTTCTCTGAAAGGTTTGCTCTTTAAGGTGCTTaagtggtgcaaaaaaaaagatgactggGAATGATGTTAGTCATGGAATCTCTCTGTGATTGTTGTTTCTGaaagttatgattttattatTCCATACCAAACATGCCTCGCTCAGTTTCCATGGCTGTTTTGGTGCAAATATCAGTTTCTCAGTGTgtatttttagaaatcaaaacattcTCTGTCTCAGGCCGACTTTCCCACATTTTGGTGCATCTGACGTCTTGATTAAACTCTTCTGACCGAGCTCCAGACACGAGAGACGCAGCCAAAATTCATGGCTTGTGCAgggaatcattaaaaaaaggtgttAACTTCTTAGACAGTACCTTACTTTCTTGCAAAGCATTCTGGAGATGAGCCACCTGCCGGTTGAGATGCACGATGGAAATCTCCTCCTTGAAGACTTGGCAGTTGAGTTTCATCTTTTCCAGGAGCCGAACTTCCAGCTGTCTGCACGGGAAAAAGAGATCAACTTAATATGATCCACTAGagtgaaagacaaaaaagtctATTTGAAACTGCAACTAAAGAATCATTAGTAGAGGAAAATGTGAGCTGCACATGATATGTTCTGCTGGAGCATCCTGAGCatttcaaaacaacaaattacaTTATTGTAGCCGGAGTTAGAGGTGGAACTGaggaacaaaaaatacaagtgcattaatatatatatgtatagaaCAGGAATATAAAATTATTCTATCTGTTAGCCCCGCCCTCTCTGTCCCCTTTTGACCCGCCCTCATTGACTGAGCGGCTGATAGACGTGCTCTACTGTCCTTGTCTGCCTAACCACGCTTGTCAGagctttttttgacaaatttattaaaaaataaaaataaacagtttctgGTGGTTTTATCtctatagcaaccattttattttttgatcgtCTGAAGATGACGAACAGATATATGTCATTTGTAGAAGAATTGACAAAACTAAACTTTTGGacttccttagcaactgagttttttttataaccacGCCCACATCCTTAATATGTTTATATCATATGtcatatcattttgttcagcttgagccaacaaTTGTTGCAGACTCAAGCTGGTGTGTGAAATTTCGTGACAATTGCTTGAACAAAAGTTTTCGCATCCCATAATAATTGAAAAACTTCTGTTggttatttggttatttttggcatgtgtgttttgatttcGTTATAggattaagctttttttcaatttttttttttttaaattatgcccaaaattatttttttaccaggTTATATGTGCGTACagattttgttgagttttttgtGTAGTGTAGGTGGTGGGGGTGACATTTTCTCTCAAATGCGCAGTGAGAAAGATGAATCGCAAAAACAATCTGACTCTTCAATCCGGGACGACTGCGGGTTAAAAGTAAGTCAGCTGAAAACAAATCAAGGATCATTTAGAAGCACTTCAAGCTTTAAGCAGCCTGCTAGTAAGAAAGTGCAGAAATAGGGGCAGTAGAGATGACGAAACACCATAAAAGGACATTTTGCAGAATCTCAGGCTCAGCTGTTGGATAAATTCTGAGGTTTGTTTTGATCTCCAGATTTTGATGTCGAGTCTTATATAGATTTAGTTGATTTTTAGAGTTACAACAATGACACATGTGAGTGGAGAAGTGAGGAGAAGAGAACGGTCCACCTACTTTTTATTCTGAGCAGAGTTGTTGTCTCTGAGGGCCTGCATGCTCTGCTTCTTGTCGTTCAGTTGGCTGATAACCACCTCCAGCTTCTGCTTCAGCTGAGCAGAACCGAGCCCGTCCACGTTCACATCTGCTTCCATGTTCTTCAGCTCTGAACAAAACGCTACCAGGCTGTGGTGCAGCTCCTGGACCTTTTCACAGTCAGAGCAGTCAGCTTGATTATAACCCTTCCTATGGAATGATCAGACATGTGCGGTTTCTCCatgtttatgtaaaataaaatccaaaaattgAACCTGAAGGATCACGTTTTGGAGCGATTCCACTTGCTGGTTTAGTTCTTTAATCCGTTCTTCTTTTGCAGCGTGGTTTCcctgcatgtttttattagtGGATCCATTTTCACTGGAACTTTTTTGAGAGGCAGAACTCGTCGATTTGTCCTGTGATTTAAAATCATGAAGATGATTGTGATTTACATAATCACAACGTTAGGCCAGCTTTCTACAAATAATATGTTACTGAAATCTCACCATTTTACACAGATGCAGCTCCAGCTGTCGGTTCTCTGATGTCAGAAAAGACCCAATTTGCTGATCTGGAGAAAGTTTCTCCGGTgaatctttaaatataaaaaatcttGTGAGAATCTGtgcattttaaatttacagtaaaCCATAATGTGAAAATCCAACTTTGATTTaagcaccttttttttctttgagtgtGAATAAACTCTTATCATCTGTCATTCCCATCATTTTGATGCAGGACTCCATGATTTTTTCCACTGTTGTTTCCTTTGGAGTTCTGAGATGAACAATCCTCTCAGAAGCTGCAGGACAAAACGCATTTTCCATGTGACAtaatttgctaaaaacaacacataCAAAATTCATAATATCCTCCTGACTATAAGCAATGCAAATTTGATATTGGAGTATCTCCCAACCACTGCAAATGACTAAATTATCTTCTTTTGGTATTTACAGAAGACGCATTGTAGAACAAAATTTTAGGGCCACTATCAGAGAAAAAAACGattatttaagaataaagttttatgtccattgactatatatgagaACAGGACAGAGTAAGTGTTATTGTTACCCACAGAAAATTATTTGCTTGCAgttccaatgaaattaagtcaattccaTCGCCGTTTTATTGTAATACGGCTGTTTCCATGTTAGAACGAGAAATTGTCAGAaaccagtgattggtccgaatctgtctgagtcaatatttctgtggcaaccactctctccaatcaggagtgagtgtgttagaagaccacacccctttgACTGAAATTGAACtgaggagaatctgtcaaacgttcaacgtgagaccacctacttttctgaggcatctgattggtcagcttataacttgaataacttgggcTACAGCAAACACATTATGAATAGAAAATATGATTATCAAAAAACATCGGTTcacttctcatatacagtcaatgataacgttgtaaaataatgagaaaaatgtcataattttcaacaataaattaaagaaagacaggctttttttaaaagtgaagtTGGTAGCGTAAGCCTTCCTCCACCCTAGGTGTCGACTAAATCCATTATTGTGGCTTTGTGAGGTGATGCCATAAGTTTCCATGAGGTGCTAGTGCTACACAGCCAAACCTTCTTCTAAGAAGGCCCATTTTCCAGcaaattattttcaaagtcCTATTATTTACAAGAAGTCGATGTAGACTCACTAAAAGTCAGTACTTTTAGTGTTGAAGCTCTGTCTCTCATACTGAAACACCAtatttgttcttcttttctttttattggttattttcccatttttcttaGTAAACAGCTTTTAGTCTCATAAAGTTATGACATGAATCTTGTAAATTCTCAATTTATAACTTATGAAATTATAACttctttcaagtaaaaaaaaatatgtttttactcataattctgtgtttattctcataaaatattTCCCacaaatgtacaactttattctcgtaaaatatattatatatatattctcttgtactttgaagagtttatttttgtaaaatgatttaGTCTGTGGAGTTGACACATTCTTATTTCTCTTGGCATCAGGAGAACATGACAACAAGAAGAAATATTGTATCTGATtacaattcaataaaaatattggtaaaataaatgttacaagccacttatttaaaagaaaaagttcagaaaaacagcataatacTATAACAAATCAGTATATAAGTTGTTTTGTTGGTGTTACTTTTGCCATGTGTACTTTAGAAGGAGCATTTTACCCACCATTTATAGTGATCTCTATCATCTGAGAGTTCCTCTTTAAAATATGGTTTTGACTGTTGTTTCTGAAATGGAAAAAGGAGAGaacactttagtttttttgtttgtttttttttattcatgtataTTCCGTAAAGAAGCATCACCTGAGTTTGAAGGACCGCTGGTTCATGCTCAGGCAGCTCACCTGAGGTGAAGACTTGGACTTGGTCAATGATGACAATGTTTCAGTGAACGTTTCCACATTTTTTGGCCCTAAGGATTCTGGTTACAGAGGAAACATCTGTGAGCACTTAGTCTTCATTTGCGAGGGATCCAGCTCTGTGCTTATTTGTCAAGTTACCGATTCATTCATACCCAGCAGAGAGTCGAGTGTCTGACTGATGGTGTTGGGAGGGTGGAGTTCGTTGTAGATGGCTGACAGCAACTGCTCCCTTTCTTCCAGTGTGGTGATGTGCAGGATGTCCAGAGTGTTTGCATCCACTGAAGCCATGTCAGCACCACACAGCTTTTCCTCTGAAGCAAAAGACAAGTTAGTGTGTAAATTATTTGTACAAAGAGTGCTTTACATACAATAAATCTGTACGTTCATTACATTTATCGCCTCAAATACCCACgaagttgatttatttggtCGATGTTTCATTGGAAAGAACAAGTTTTGGGTACTTTGTATTTGTGGATCCGTTTTAAGAATCATGGGAACTTTGTTAAGACTTTTGCCCAAACATGTAACGATTTGGCGCCCAAAGTTCAACAATCCATGCATTTAAATGGCAGATTAAAAGATAGTTGagtacaataaaaacaagtcaccttcaaattagcttttatttttcctcagatGTTTTCATGGAAACGTTGTTTCCTGCTGTGGTTAAGCTGAAAGCTTATCTCAGATACAGTTGAGTGATTTTACAGCTTAATTTTGACAAGATAATGAAGCACTTTTGACAAAGAtgataaaagtcaaaatatttttattttacctcgGATGAAAGGGAGACATTTCTGCAATCCGATGCCAGAGAACCACTGGCAGACTTCTTCTGTGTTTAACTCTTTGAGAGGTTTGGCCACATCTCGGTTTTCATCCtggagatgacaaaaaaaaaaaaaaatcgacgCTAAAATGTGAAGGTTTTAGGgataaaaccttttaaaaacaacaaaagaaaagatgaatttGACTCATATCTAATTCAAATATCCTGAAGACTAAACATGGCCAAATTCCAAACTTACCCAGTgggtcactggatttttttaaggtataaATTCCCATTTTTGACAAACACGTTGCGcaataactatatatatataattttatacaGGTCATTAAAGCTTTTACTTCAGATCAATTAGATTTGTACTTTTGAATTCTTGATGAAATAATGATCCTTCTGAGTCTAAATGTCAATAACTTTTAGACTGCTCAAacatattattataatttagcATGCATAACCCTGACATTTGCTAATATAGCTTGCAGCTGACAGAATCCTAAAGGGAATCCAGCCTTGATACGTCCTGCAGATATAGTAAATTCAGGAAGTGTCCAATTTTCCTTGAAGAAATTACATCCTTTTGTCTGCGCTCTGTGTTTCAACAAACATACAGATTGCTAAGGAAACAACTGATGTCGCTGGGCAAATCCTGGACGCAAAGACCAAAATCCCGAGACTATTTGCAGAGTCATTGCTTTCACAGATCAAGGGAGCTGGGAAACATAAACAGAACAAGTTCTGTAATTGCAGCAGCTCTGCGCTGTGTTGATGCCACCCTGAAGGCTGGGCTTTGATCCTTCGTGTTACCTTCTCCGGGAAGTTTCCGTTCTGATCCTTGGAATAGGGCATATATGATGCTGTGTGGAGAGCATAAACAAAACAGATACACGTGAGGGAGTTGAGTCGCTGTACATCAGCTGACCCAGATGGAgtgttttgttgaaaatttgTATGCAAACGCCGGACTTGCCAACAGTTATGCGTCGTTGACGGGAAATCCTCCTCCCTTCTTGGTGCTGGTCTGCAGTCTGGCTCAGACCATGAATAGTGGCTCTCCTTGTTGTGTCCCCAAGACTGCAGGAGCGAGTTATCGCTCGCTGTcacattaaaagcataaaaaaaagaaaccattaGAAACATTAAATCTCCTTATCAAGACCATAGAAATAGATGTGCACAGATTCAACATGAAATGTTCCGACTGAAGGGTTTCGGACAGTTTTACCTTTTGGAGAGTAAATGCATCCATCGTGGCGGTGTTGTTTAGCCGCTTAAGTTCAGTCTTCAGCGTGTCACAGCAGCACAAATCCTGTCCGCTTAGGTCATCTGCTTACACACAAAGTgagatttagatttagattagGATTCAGGAAACTTCATTATCTGTTTTGATGAAATAAACCCTCTGCGTGCATGACTCAGCAAACAATGACAAAGACACAGAGGACAGATATGTTCCTCGGTTAATGTAAGGAGTCAATGACGACATGGCTTAGCCAGTGTTTTCCCGTTTCTTCCCTGCATTCAATTTGCGATGTATTAGCTTGGGCTGATACGGGACTCAGTTACATGTTGCCGGGTGATGGATTAAACACAGACGTCTGTCTGGTTCTTCTCTGAGGAGGAACGGTTTCCCACAGAGGTcacttcttttatttcaaaagtgcACATCTTTGCTTTTCTGATTCAAAACAGGCTGATTACATGAATGACATCAATCCAGActctgggtttttgtttttctttacagtgATACGTCACTATTACAGctacagaaaacattaaatcaccaagagtatttttttaacagttggaAGCTAAATGGTTCCATGCATGCCACCTTTATGAATCCAGACCAAATGAGCGCAGAGACACATAGAACGGTGTCATTAATTTGTGTCAGCAGAGGAACGTCATCTCAGTCCTGAAGAAACAGGGAAAAAGGAGTGAGTCGTCCTTTATCACTTGGATGGTCTGTGAGTCACTGAGGAGAATCATTATTTCTGGTTAACAGTTAAGCAAGCTGCCTTGACTAGACAAGCAGCTGAATCTTAAGCCTTAGTCATAGGTTGACCTGGATGGTGCATCTTAAGGGGAGAACAGaagtgtcttgcagttccctcaAGGCTTGTAGGTCACCTGAAACAAGGCCATGAAAAGGTATTGCACCATTCTTCGTGTGAttgtgtattgtgaagtatccATAAGGTTAATGGAAGGGACACACTCTTATGGTGtacgggtgatgctgtcgtTCAGTGTCCTTGCACTACACTCTAATCGTTTAGGTCCAAGTCCCTTAATGACTGCATATGAATGCATGTTGtgtaagtgttcactacaacctgacgcctgcagcatgcctgtagaaaaaGTGTGCATGAACATTCTCTTCACTGAGCGGCCTATAACTTTGAAATTGCCCCATACAGATTAGACAATTTCTCACCCGTAGGGGCAGTTGGGACTaatgttttagtcaaataaGAAAATCCAGATGAGTGTCCATTACTTTCTGATCTAAGACAGaactttttgtctttgaaagtCAGGAGAAACCAGTTAAAGTATTCCTCTGGGACTGAGTATCTAATGTCTGTAAATGACAAACTTTCACTTCCCATTCCTGGATTTAAGGCAAACCTGGAGTTATCAAAGATTGCTGGTGACAGAAAGGCTCACccccatgttaaaaatgtctcaCTGTATCTAccaaaaaagaaccaaagtaCAACCTACTGACTGaatctgagaactggacaaGTGAGTGTgatataaatttgcttcctcccaccccatttcaagcaatctataatTCGATACCTAGTTACCTTATGTTTGATATGTCTTTGCAAGGATGTAAACCTCTGTCGATTTTACAGTTTATGaattattcttgttttgattgcttgaaataaacccgTTCCAATCCAATCCAATGTCACccattaatttcattttttcacaatacagaCGTCgctatgttggaaccagacatagTCAGTTGGTAGCGATTagtccaagttggtctgagtcaacatttctatctCAACCACTCTCGACCTTCAGGAGTGAACGTGTTGGGAGTCCACACTCCTACCACTTGAAGGAAGGCTACATgaaacctgtcaatcaaacgttttgaatgttggacatggggggccagcaggcaccacctACTTTGATtgatgcatctgattggccagtttataacgtGAATAACTTGCACCACAGAGTTTGatttgcaagaacatgttaaaaaaagatagcAGAGCGAGAATCTGACAAACTGAATGATTGAATAATAGctggttttggcttcttggagccaatgGGTCACCCAATCTAGTCCTCATATACGGTCAATGGTACAACCTATCATATCACTTTGTCTTGTCTGATCAACCATTTTTGGAACAGGAGTCATTAAACTTCACCCTCTTCTGGATTAATGTATTCAGAATCCAATGGGTGGTTATTGGCTgtatgaaaacatgtttatagtATATGGAAATGGAGATTATAGCCACAATAGGAAAAAAGAAACCTAAAGTGTGTTGGATATAAATGGTATGAGGAAGCTCCGAAACATACGCTGACTGTGCACTAGCACTCTTCACATGATGCTTCACACAACTTCACTATCATACACGCTAAAGGACGAGTAGAGTTTTGGATTTGAGACATTTCAGCACATTCACATAATGAACAGGCTAAAGCGATGGTTATCGTTTCCAGTATTATTGTCCCGTTCCTGTTGAAAGCAAAGGAAGCTCTTTGAGAGAAGACCAAAAGCAGAGGGCTTGCTGAGTCACGGGAACCCAAAACCTGGGAACAAGTCAGACAAGCAACACATGGGGAATCCACACATAATAAGCTAAAAAGGGTTCAAACAAAGGGGGAAATTCTGCAGCTCCCAAAGGAGGCGCTCAAGGCTCTGCAGCCATGTCACATAATGAGTGCAATTTTATCTGAATAGAGAAATGAGATCAAACTGAAGAGGAAGACATGAGCTCAGCAGGTAAGTGAAATGCATCATCATTTGCTTATTATCTGAACCCCTCCCACACAGACGGAAAGACTAAGCTGTccagcactgaaaaaaaaaaagagacatctCCCTTGCCATGAAATGTAAGACTGTAGTCGATCAGTTGGGACAAAATGTTCAATAACGTCTGGTACTGATTTGCATCAAGAAAATCCTTTtgctatttattatttaattatcttgctgtctttttaaattatcttgtttcttttttaagtgaaaGTTCTGACTTGAGCTGCCAAAAGGGAATTCCATCATTCCTGttttgaacttgtttttaacatgtacaaaTGGCAATAAACTCAGATCTTATCTTAAAATCTTaggtttttaaatca containing:
- the LOC112161837 gene encoding uncharacterized protein LOC112161837, with the translated sequence MESCIKMMGMTDDKSLFTLKEKKDSPEKLSPDQQIGSFLTSENRQLELHLCKMDKSTSSASQKSSSENGSTNKNMQGNHAAKEERIKELNQQVESLQNVILQVQELHHSLVAFCSELKNMEADVNVDGLGSAQLKQKLEVVISQLNDKKQSMQALRDNNSAQNKK